In a single window of the Natronosalvus caseinilyticus genome:
- a CDS encoding Gfo/Idh/MocA family protein — MTPQHDRTTLRTGLVGLGNIGQYHAERLLDLGVPLVGGMDISADARESFARRYDVDAYDDHTDLYDEVDAVIVTTPNKFHEEYTVAALEREVHVLVEKPLAHSLESARRIVDAAKASEAVCMVGFNNRFLNTVRIVRDRIERGDLGRVNHIEANYVRRRGVPGRGSWFTRRAVAGGGSLIDLGVHAIDLALYLHEYPDVVEVNGVTRTEFGTQEEYAYLDMWGDDAGPEEFDVDDSASAFIRCADERTISLEVAWATNRPPTHEFFVRGTEAAARFDFLEGDLSFYSASAAGPHHLEDTSVETAHNDTHADEQRAFFDAIVGGRSLEDSVDQAFAVQQVIDAIYRSSDLGRCVMDFESP; from the coding sequence ATGACGCCACAACACGACCGAACGACGCTTCGAACCGGCCTCGTCGGCCTCGGCAACATCGGGCAGTACCACGCCGAGCGCCTGCTCGACCTCGGCGTCCCCCTCGTCGGCGGCATGGACATCTCCGCGGACGCTCGAGAGAGCTTCGCCCGCCGCTACGACGTCGACGCGTACGACGACCACACCGACCTCTACGACGAGGTCGACGCCGTGATCGTCACCACGCCGAACAAGTTCCACGAGGAGTACACCGTCGCCGCGCTCGAGCGAGAGGTGCACGTGCTGGTCGAGAAACCGCTCGCGCACTCCCTCGAAAGCGCCAGACGAATCGTCGACGCCGCGAAGGCGAGCGAGGCCGTCTGCATGGTCGGGTTCAACAACCGCTTTCTGAACACCGTCCGAATCGTTCGCGACCGGATCGAACGTGGCGACCTCGGGCGGGTGAATCACATCGAGGCGAACTACGTCCGCCGGCGAGGCGTTCCGGGTCGTGGCTCCTGGTTCACCCGTCGGGCGGTCGCGGGCGGCGGCTCGTTAATCGACCTCGGGGTACACGCCATCGACCTCGCGCTCTACCTTCACGAGTACCCCGACGTCGTCGAAGTCAACGGCGTGACGCGAACCGAGTTCGGCACCCAGGAGGAGTACGCTTACCTCGACATGTGGGGCGACGACGCCGGACCGGAGGAGTTCGACGTGGACGACTCCGCCAGCGCCTTCATCCGATGTGCGGACGAACGGACCATCTCGCTCGAGGTCGCCTGGGCGACGAACCGCCCGCCGACCCACGAGTTCTTCGTCCGCGGGACCGAGGCCGCCGCGCGGTTCGACTTCCTCGAAGGGGACCTCTCGTTTTACTCCGCGAGTGCGGCCGGCCCACACCACCTCGAGGATACGTCCGTGGAGACGGCGCACAACGACACCCACGCCGACGAACAGCGCGCATTCTTCGACGCCATCGTCGGCGGTCGGTCGCTCGAAGACAGCGTCGACCAGGCGTTCGCGGTGCAGCAGGTGATCGACGCGATCTACCGCTCGAGCGACCTGGGCAGGTGCGTGAT